A single region of the Streptococcus macedonicus ACA-DC 198 genome encodes:
- the tnpA gene encoding Transposase, IS204/IS1001/IS1096/IS1165: MEQLNLITNFLRIKDKNITITDEYNMGTHLELHGHLDYTAPKCPKCKGQMAKYDYQKTSKIPYLETAGYPLLIRLRKRRFKCKDCGKMAVAETPLVKKNHQISVAVNQKIAQLLIENQAMQQIAHRLSISTSSVMRKLNEFKFETDWNTLPEVMSWDEYAFKKGKMSFIAQDFDSLNVIAILDGRTQATIRNHFLRYPRKVRNRVKVITMDMFSPYYQLAKQLFPNAKIVLDRFHIVQHLSRAMNRVRIQIMNQFDRKSQEYRALKRYWKLIQQDSRKLSDKRFYRPMFRMHLTNKEILEKLLSYSDELRQHYELYQLLLYHFQEKNSDHFFDLIEQEIATVNPIFQTVFKTFLKDKDKVLNAMELPYSNAKLEATNNLIKVIKRNAFGFRNFENFKKRILIALNIKKERAKFVLSRC; the protein is encoded by the coding sequence ATGGAACAACTAAATCTTATCACAAATTTTCTCAGAATTAAAGACAAAAATATCACTATCACTGATGAATATAATATGGGGACTCACTTAGAACTCCACGGTCACTTGGACTACACAGCCCCTAAATGCCCAAAATGCAAGGGACAAATGGCTAAGTACGACTACCAGAAAACTTCTAAAATCCCCTACCTAGAAACTGCTGGCTACCCTTTGCTTATCCGTCTTCGAAAGCGTCGTTTCAAGTGTAAAGATTGCGGAAAAATGGCGGTAGCTGAAACTCCTCTTGTCAAGAAAAACCACCAAATCTCTGTCGCTGTTAACCAGAAGATCGCTCAATTACTCATCGAAAATCAAGCAATGCAACAGATTGCACACAGGCTATCTATCTCAACATCGTCAGTTATGAGAAAGCTCAATGAGTTCAAGTTTGAAACGGATTGGAATACCCTACCCGAGGTGATGAGCTGGGACGAGTATGCCTTCAAGAAGGGGAAAATGAGCTTCATCGCTCAAGATTTCGACTCCCTAAATGTCATCGCCATTCTCGACGGAAGAACCCAAGCAACCATCCGAAACCACTTTCTACGCTATCCTAGAAAGGTTAGAAATCGGGTCAAAGTGATTACCATGGATATGTTTAGTCCCTATTATCAACTTGCTAAACAGCTTTTTCCGAATGCAAAAATTGTACTCGATCGCTTTCATATCGTGCAACACCTTAGTCGTGCTATGAACCGTGTCCGTATTCAAATTATGAATCAATTCGACAGAAAATCCCAGGAATACCGAGCCTTGAAACGTTACTGGAAATTGATACAACAAGATAGCCGTAAACTCAGCGATAAACGATTTTATCGTCCTATGTTTCGAATGCATTTGACTAACAAGGAAATCCTAGAAAAACTCCTATCCTACTCAGATGAACTACGACAGCACTATGAACTCTATCAGCTTCTCTTATATCATTTCCAAGAGAAAAACTCAGATCATTTCTTTGACCTCATCGAACAGGAAATAGCCACTGTTAATCCTATTTTCCAGACGGTATTTAAGACATTTTTAAAGGATAAGGACAAGGTTTTAAACGCCATGGAATTGCCTTATTCCAACGCCAAACTGGAAGCTACCAATAATCTCATCAAAGTCATTAAGAGAAATGCCTTTGGTTTCAGGAACTTTGAAAACTTTAAAAAACGGATTTTGATTGCTTTGAACATAAAGAAAGAGAGAGCGAAGTTCGTCCTCTCTAGGTGTTAG
- the murC gene encoding UDP-N-acetylmuramate--alanine ligase, which translates to MSKTYHFIGIKGSGMSALALMLHQMGHKVQGSDVSKYYFTQRGLEQAGIKILSFSEDNITSDVELIAGNAFHEDNNVEIAYAVNNGFKFKRYHEFLGDFMRQFTSFGVAGAHGKTSTTGLLSHVLKNITDTSYLIGDGTGRGSANSNYFVFESDEYQRHFMPYHPEYSIITNIDFDHPDYFKSIDDVFDAFNDYAKQVQKALFLYGDDAYLRKITSDANIYYYGFKDTDDFVAYDIVRTTNGSAFKVKHGDEELGSFHLPAFGRHNILNATAVVANLYIAGIDMKLVAEHMKTFAGVKRRFTEKVINNTTIIDDFAHHPTEIIATLDAARQKYPSKEIVAIFQPHTFTRTIALLDDFADALNQADSVYLAPIYGSAREVDHGDVKVEDLASKIQKSAKVISLENVSPLLDHDNAVYVFMGAGDIQMYERSFEELLANLANNTQ; encoded by the coding sequence ATGTCTAAAACCTATCATTTTATCGGAATTAAAGGGTCTGGTATGAGTGCCCTTGCCTTAATGTTGCACCAAATGGGACATAAGGTTCAAGGGAGTGACGTTAGTAAATATTACTTTACACAACGTGGTTTAGAACAAGCAGGTATTAAAATCTTGTCATTTTCTGAAGATAATATCACATCAGACGTTGAATTAATTGCCGGTAATGCTTTCCATGAAGATAATAATGTTGAAATTGCCTATGCCGTTAATAATGGCTTTAAATTCAAAAGATATCACGAATTCCTAGGTGATTTCATGCGCCAATTCACAAGTTTTGGTGTTGCAGGTGCACACGGAAAAACATCAACAACAGGTTTATTGTCACATGTATTAAAAAATATTACAGATACCTCTTATTTGATTGGTGATGGTACTGGTCGTGGGTCAGCTAACAGCAACTATTTTGTTTTTGAGTCTGATGAATACCAACGTCATTTCATGCCTTATCACCCAGAATATTCTATTATTACAAATATTGACTTTGACCACCCTGATTATTTCAAGAGCATTGACGATGTTTTTGATGCCTTTAATGATTATGCAAAACAAGTTCAAAAAGCTTTGTTCTTGTATGGTGATGATGCTTATCTTCGTAAAATTACGTCAGACGCTAATATCTACTACTATGGATTCAAAGATACAGATGACTTTGTTGCCTACGATATTGTTCGCACAACAAACGGTTCTGCTTTCAAAGTGAAACACGGTGATGAAGAACTTGGTTCATTCCATCTTCCAGCATTTGGTCGCCACAATATTTTGAATGCGACTGCTGTTGTTGCCAATCTTTATATCGCTGGTATTGATATGAAATTGGTAGCAGAGCATATGAAGACATTTGCAGGGGTTAAACGTCGTTTTACTGAAAAAGTAATTAATAACACGACTATTATCGACGATTTTGCACACCATCCAACTGAAATCATTGCGACACTTGATGCTGCTCGCCAAAAATATCCAAGCAAGGAAATTGTAGCGATTTTCCAACCACACACATTCACACGTACAATTGCCCTTTTGGATGACTTTGCGGATGCTTTGAACCAAGCAGATTCTGTTTACTTGGCACCAATCTATGGTTCAGCACGGGAAGTTGACCACGGTGACGTTAAAGTCGAAGATTTGGCTAGTAAAATCCAAAAATCAGCTAAGGTGATTAGTCTTGAAAATGTATCACCATTACTTGACCATGATAATGCTGTTTATGTTTTCATGGGGGCTGGTGATATCCAAATGTATGAACGTTCTTTTGAAGAATTGTTAGCAAACTTGGCTAATAATACGCAATAA
- a CDS encoding SWF/SNF family helicase, whose translation MGRMIPGRIRNQGIELYEQGLVDIVSKREEVIQAKVGAHHLQYALEDEQVRCDCDLFAKKKYCEHLAALEYFLKNNTEGKELSDELSSHQEIHQETKKVTSFGSVFLDSLVINDDDTTKYRLAAYGSQSPYSSDYWWTLKINRLPDERAYVVRDIKAFLAVVKSEGYYQIGKHYFEPLSLIQFDEASQDLIQFLWRVLPDSDRVDLEYILPNHGRNLALTSGTFEEGVSLLNELYDFSFEHNHQNYGQLVFRLLDGSEGLLSFKVIVHRQSIELVITEKTFQPLFDNAFLFTNGIIYGLNLKQQKILAAVRSLPIESDLAKHLFFDLDDQAKLAASLLDFKELGVVEAPKSFEIHDFVPSFHLMLNEYQEIALKVTFDYGIVKVSSKRELEDLPFASHFKHEERVFRTLEANGFAASFSSYHAPLANEELYDFFTNTLEQLERLGKVTLSDDLKEMRQFEHPQVSVQTNGGLLDISFDFSTIFENDIDDALEALFKNQPYFVNDAGKLVVFDEETQRVSNALQNLRAKRLKNGHLQLEAISAFQISDLFQGNDRVIFSKEVEQLAHDLRHPESFEVTIPNLNTQLRDYQVTGVRWLSMLDHYGFGGILADDMGLGKTLQTIAFLASKLTSETRILILSPSSLIYNWQDEFTRFAPEIDVVVAYGLKSVRDDIISQNHQVVITSYSSFRQDFDEYSQLNFDYLILDEAQVMKNTQTKIAHYLRQFEVKNCFALSGTPIENKLLEIWSIFQIVLPGLLPDKKRFLKMEAKQVARFIKPFIMRRRKEEVLPELPDLIEINYPNELDHKQKAIYLAQLRQMQETIAGASDADINRRKIEILSGITRLRQICDTPSLFMDYNGESGKLDSLRTLLTQIKENGHRALIFSQFRGMLDIAEKEMEKLGLTSYKITGSTPANVRQEMTRAFNNGSKDTFLISLKAGGVGLNLTGADTVILIDLWWNPAVEMQAISRAHRIGQKENVEVYRLITRGTIEEKILEMQESKKNLVTTVLDGNETRASMTIEDIKEILGVD comes from the coding sequence ATGGGTAGAATGATTCCAGGTCGAATTCGCAATCAGGGGATAGAACTTTACGAACAAGGTTTGGTTGATATTGTTAGTAAACGAGAAGAAGTAATTCAAGCCAAAGTTGGTGCACATCATCTTCAGTATGCTTTAGAAGATGAACAGGTCAGGTGTGATTGTGACCTGTTTGCCAAGAAAAAATATTGTGAGCATTTAGCGGCTCTAGAGTACTTCCTAAAAAATAACACGGAAGGCAAAGAGTTGTCAGATGAACTTAGTTCACATCAAGAAATTCATCAAGAAACGAAAAAAGTGACCTCATTTGGTAGTGTCTTTTTGGACAGCTTGGTTATCAACGATGACGATACAACAAAATACCGTTTAGCAGCTTATGGTAGTCAGAGTCCCTATTCATCAGATTATTGGTGGACGTTAAAAATTAATCGTTTGCCTGATGAACGTGCTTATGTTGTCCGAGATATTAAAGCCTTTTTAGCGGTTGTTAAAAGCGAAGGCTACTATCAAATTGGGAAACATTATTTTGAACCCTTGTCTTTGATTCAATTTGATGAAGCTAGTCAAGACTTGATTCAATTTTTATGGCGTGTTTTGCCAGATAGTGACCGTGTTGATTTGGAGTATATTTTGCCAAATCACGGTCGAAATCTTGCGTTGACAAGTGGGACATTTGAGGAAGGCGTTTCATTGTTAAACGAGCTTTATGATTTCTCATTTGAGCACAATCATCAGAATTATGGGCAACTGGTTTTTAGACTATTAGATGGCTCAGAAGGGTTGTTGTCATTTAAAGTCATTGTTCACCGTCAATCAATTGAACTGGTTATTACAGAAAAAACATTTCAGCCACTTTTTGACAATGCTTTCTTATTCACAAATGGTATAATTTACGGTTTGAATTTGAAGCAACAAAAAATCTTAGCCGCTGTTCGTAGCCTGCCGATTGAGTCTGATTTAGCGAAGCATCTGTTCTTTGATTTGGATGACCAAGCAAAATTAGCTGCTAGTTTACTTGATTTTAAAGAGCTTGGAGTGGTTGAAGCTCCGAAAAGTTTTGAAATTCATGATTTTGTACCTTCTTTTCATTTAATGTTAAATGAATACCAAGAGATTGCTTTAAAGGTGACTTTTGATTATGGTATAGTTAAGGTCAGTAGTAAACGTGAACTTGAAGACTTACCATTTGCTAGTCATTTTAAGCATGAAGAGCGTGTGTTTAGGACTTTAGAAGCCAATGGTTTTGCTGCCTCGTTTTCATCTTACCATGCACCATTGGCAAATGAAGAGTTGTACGACTTCTTTACCAATACCTTGGAACAATTGGAACGTTTGGGTAAGGTAACCTTGTCTGATGACCTTAAAGAAATGCGTCAGTTTGAGCACCCACAAGTTTCTGTTCAGACAAATGGTGGTTTGTTGGATATTTCTTTTGATTTTTCAACCATTTTTGAAAATGATATTGATGATGCCTTAGAAGCACTTTTTAAAAATCAACCTTATTTTGTTAATGACGCTGGTAAATTAGTTGTCTTTGATGAGGAAACACAACGTGTCAGCAATGCTTTGCAAAATTTACGAGCTAAACGGCTGAAAAATGGACATTTGCAACTAGAAGCTATTTCAGCGTTCCAAATTTCAGATTTATTCCAAGGCAATGACCGTGTAATATTTTCAAAAGAAGTTGAACAGTTGGCGCACGATTTGAGACACCCAGAAAGTTTTGAGGTCACTATTCCAAATTTAAACACGCAGTTACGAGATTATCAGGTGACTGGTGTCCGTTGGTTATCTATGCTTGATCATTACGGCTTTGGTGGCATTTTAGCAGATGATATGGGTCTTGGTAAGACCTTACAAACAATTGCTTTTCTAGCCTCTAAATTAACGTCAGAGACACGCATTTTGATTCTATCACCGTCAAGTTTGATTTACAACTGGCAGGATGAATTTACCCGCTTTGCACCAGAAATTGATGTCGTTGTGGCTTACGGTTTAAAATCAGTGCGTGATGATATTATTTCACAAAATCATCAAGTTGTGATTACGAGTTATTCCTCTTTCCGTCAAGATTTTGACGAATATAGCCAGTTGAATTTTGATTATTTGATTTTGGATGAAGCGCAAGTGATGAAAAATACACAAACTAAGATTGCTCACTATTTGCGCCAATTTGAGGTTAAAAATTGTTTTGCACTTTCTGGGACACCGATTGAAAATAAATTATTGGAAATCTGGTCAATTTTCCAAATTGTTTTGCCAGGATTATTGCCAGATAAAAAACGTTTCCTCAAAATGGAAGCTAAGCAAGTGGCGCGTTTTATTAAGCCATTTATCATGCGTCGCCGTAAAGAAGAAGTTCTTCCAGAATTGCCAGATTTGATAGAAATTAATTATCCTAATGAGCTTGACCATAAGCAAAAAGCGATTTATTTAGCACAGCTTCGACAAATGCAAGAAACGATTGCAGGAGCATCTGATGCTGATATTAATCGCCGTAAGATTGAGATTCTATCAGGAATTACCCGTTTACGCCAAATTTGTGACACGCCAAGTCTCTTTATGGATTACAATGGAGAAAGTGGCAAACTAGACAGCCTTCGCACTCTTTTGACACAAATCAAGGAAAATGGACACCGTGCTCTTATCTTTTCACAATTTAGAGGGATGCTTGATATTGCGGAAAAAGAAATGGAAAAGCTTGGCTTAACCTCCTATAAGATTACGGGGTCAACACCAGCGAATGTCCGTCAAGAAATGACACGAGCATTTAATAATGGATCAAAAGACACCTTCTTAATTTCTTTGAAAGCAGGTGGTGTAGGACTTAACTTGACTGGTGCCGATACCGTTATCTTGATTGACCTTTGGTGGAATCCAGCTGTTGAAATGCAAGCCATTAGCCGCGCCCACCGTATTGGTCAAAAAGAAAATGTCGAAGTTTATCGTTTGATTACGCGCGGAACCATTGAAGAGAAAATTTTAGAGATGCAAGAAAGCAAGAAAAATCTTGTAACAACGGTACTTGACGGTAATGAAACACGTGCTAGCATGACCATTGAAGATATTAAAGAAATTTTAGGTGTCGATTAA
- a CDS encoding GTP-binding protein EngA — MVLPTVAIVGRPNVGKSTLFNRIAGERISIVEDVEGVTRDRIYTTGEWLNRKFSLIDTGGIDDVDAPFMEQIKQQANIAMTEADVIVFVVSGKEGVTDADEYVSKILYRTNKPVILVVNKVDNPEMRSDIYDFYSLGLGDPYPVSSVHGIGTGDVLDAIVENLPVEEEDENPDIIKFSLIGRPNVGKSSLINAILGEERVIASPIAGTTRDAIDTNFTDSEGQEYTMIDTAGMRKSGKVYENTEKYSVMRSMRAIDRSDIVLMVINAEEGIREYDKRIAGFAHEAGKGIIIVVNKWDTIEKDNHTVARWEEDIRDQFQFLSYAPIIFVSAATKQRLNKLPDMIKKISASQNKRIPSAVLNDVIMDAIAINPTPTDKGKRLKIFYGTQVSVKPPTFVIFVNEEELMHFSYMRFLENQIRAAFGFEGTPINLIARKRK, encoded by the coding sequence ATGGTTTTACCTACTGTTGCTATTGTCGGGCGTCCAAATGTTGGAAAATCGACTTTGTTTAACCGTATCGCAGGTGAGCGCATTTCAATTGTGGAAGATGTCGAAGGTGTTACACGCGACCGCATTTACACAACAGGTGAATGGCTTAACCGCAAGTTTTCATTGATTGATACTGGTGGTATTGATGACGTTGATGCGCCATTTATGGAACAAATCAAACAACAAGCAAACATTGCGATGACTGAAGCAGATGTTATCGTGTTTGTGGTTTCAGGAAAAGAAGGCGTTACAGATGCTGATGAATATGTTTCAAAAATCTTGTATCGTACTAATAAACCAGTGATTTTAGTGGTCAATAAAGTTGACAACCCTGAAATGCGTAGTGATATTTACGACTTTTACTCACTTGGTCTTGGGGATCCATACCCGGTGTCATCTGTTCATGGGATTGGTACGGGGGATGTCTTGGATGCTATCGTTGAAAATCTGCCTGTTGAAGAAGAAGACGAAAATCCAGATATTATCAAATTCAGTTTGATTGGTCGTCCAAATGTTGGTAAATCAAGTTTGATAAACGCGATTCTTGGTGAAGAACGTGTGATTGCAAGCCCAATTGCAGGGACAACACGTGATGCTATTGACACAAACTTTACTGATAGCGAAGGTCAAGAATACACAATGATTGACACCGCAGGTATGCGTAAATCTGGTAAGGTTTATGAAAATACTGAAAAATATTCAGTAATGCGTTCAATGCGTGCCATTGACCGTTCAGATATCGTTCTTATGGTTATCAATGCCGAAGAAGGAATTCGTGAGTACGATAAACGTATTGCAGGATTTGCTCACGAAGCTGGTAAAGGAATCATTATCGTTGTTAACAAGTGGGATACGATTGAAAAAGATAATCATACAGTTGCAAGATGGGAAGAAGACATTCGTGACCAATTCCAATTCTTGTCATATGCACCAATTATCTTTGTTTCAGCGGCGACAAAACAACGCTTGAACAAATTACCTGATATGATTAAGAAAATTAGCGCAAGCCAAAACAAACGTATTCCATCAGCTGTGCTTAATGATGTTATCATGGATGCCATTGCTATCAACCCAACACCAACAGATAAAGGGAAACGGTTGAAAATCTTCTACGGCACACAAGTTTCTGTTAAACCACCAACGTTTGTTATCTTTGTTAACGAAGAAGAACTCATGCACTTCTCATATATGCGTTTCTTGGAAAATCAAATCCGTGCAGCTTTCGGTTTTGAAGGCACACCAATCAATTTGATTGCCCGCAAACGCAAATAA
- the dnaI gene encoding Helicase loader DnaI yields the protein MEKIGQTLAKQLRQSRTDLNELTQVILADKEIADFITSNGLTQEQINRSLPKFNQFMVEREKFQNQDESYIAKGYKPALSMNEGYADVIYLETRELVEAKKRQDIKNRVTLIGLPASLKHIATDDLDLGDPNRIEIYNYLNDYQKNLETGTQKGLYVFGNFGVGKSYLMAYLANRLSAKYGKSTTLLHFPTFCVDIKNAINTGTVKEQIDQIKQSEILVLDDIGAEQQSPWIRDDVLQVILQYRMQENLLTFFTSNLDFKGLEEHFAASRSGDETWQAKRVMERIRYLAREIHLQGNNRR from the coding sequence ATGGAAAAAATCGGACAAACCTTGGCTAAACAGCTTCGCCAAAGTCGCACAGACCTTAATGAATTGACCCAAGTTATTTTAGCAGATAAGGAAATTGCTGATTTTATCACGTCAAATGGCTTGACTCAGGAGCAAATTAACCGTAGCCTACCTAAGTTTAATCAATTCATGGTGGAGCGTGAAAAATTTCAAAATCAGGATGAATCCTATATTGCTAAAGGGTACAAGCCTGCTCTTAGCATGAATGAGGGCTATGCAGATGTCATTTATTTGGAAACACGCGAATTAGTTGAGGCTAAAAAACGTCAAGATATTAAAAATCGTGTGACTTTGATTGGCTTGCCAGCTAGTCTCAAACACATTGCAACAGATGATCTTGATTTAGGAGACCCAAATCGTATTGAAATTTACAATTATTTGAACGATTATCAAAAAAATCTTGAGACAGGAACTCAAAAAGGGCTTTATGTTTTTGGAAATTTTGGTGTTGGGAAGTCTTATTTGATGGCTTATCTAGCAAATCGTTTATCTGCCAAGTACGGCAAGTCAACGACCTTGCTTCATTTTCCAACTTTCTGTGTTGATATTAAAAATGCTATCAATACAGGAACAGTGAAAGAGCAAATTGACCAAATCAAACAATCTGAAATTTTAGTTCTTGATGATATTGGAGCAGAACAACAAAGTCCATGGATTCGTGATGATGTTTTGCAGGTTATTTTGCAATATCGAATGCAAGAAAATCTCTTGACATTCTTTACATCAAATCTTGATTTTAAAGGACTTGAAGAACACTTTGCAGCATCACGCTCGGGTGATGAAACGTGGCAAGCAAAGCGTGTCATGGAGCGTATTCGTTATTTGGCTCGTGAAATTCATCTGCAAGGCAATAATCGTCGCTAA
- a CDS encoding Helicase loader DnaB, translating to MRPIDEFSYIKNNKVLLDSDSLSQLYHPVIGNHAVLLYDYLLAFFDDGVKRHKFSEILNHLQLSMRQVEEAFAILTAVDLLILYQTRDAYVLKLQPALNRETFLSNPVYRRLLEQEIGDVAVAELDIKIPQEARDISKKFSDIFSAGELPKPKANVSKNHFDLDSFERLMLRDGLQFKDEKADVVSIYSLADKYTMNWFDTYHLAKSTAINGKISPQRMTVQLEQPKNAKSQGQSKEQFDTKEQVIIREAKQANAREFLEKIKAPRRAVVTESERKLLEELANMSFLDEVINVMVLYTLNKTQSANLNKPYIMKVANDFAYQNITTAEAAVLKMRSFAQRNKEDRKAQAKVAKSNVPEWTAKEYKHVATAEEKAKLEELKRSMLED from the coding sequence ATGAGACCAATCGATGAGTTTTCTTATATCAAAAATAATAAGGTTTTATTAGATTCTGATAGTCTTAGCCAGCTGTATCACCCAGTGATTGGAAATCACGCGGTTTTGCTTTATGATTATTTGTTGGCATTTTTTGATGATGGTGTTAAACGTCACAAATTTAGTGAGATTCTTAATCATTTGCAATTAAGCATGCGTCAGGTGGAAGAAGCTTTTGCAATTTTGACTGCTGTTGATTTGCTTATTTTGTACCAAACACGTGATGCTTATGTTTTAAAATTGCAACCTGCTTTGAACCGTGAGACTTTTCTTAGCAATCCTGTGTATCGTCGCTTATTAGAGCAGGAAATTGGTGATGTTGCAGTGGCTGAGCTGGATATTAAAATTCCGCAAGAGGCTAGAGATATTTCCAAAAAATTCTCGGATATTTTTTCAGCAGGAGAACTACCAAAGCCAAAAGCAAATGTGTCAAAAAATCATTTTGATTTGGATAGCTTTGAGCGTTTGATGTTGCGTGATGGCCTGCAATTTAAAGATGAAAAAGCAGATGTTGTTTCGATTTACAGCCTTGCTGACAAGTACACCATGAATTGGTTTGATACCTATCATTTGGCAAAAAGCACGGCTATTAATGGTAAAATTTCACCACAACGAATGACTGTTCAGTTGGAACAACCCAAAAATGCGAAATCACAAGGTCAAAGCAAAGAGCAATTTGACACCAAGGAACAAGTGATTATTCGTGAAGCCAAGCAAGCTAATGCAAGAGAATTTTTGGAGAAAATCAAGGCACCACGTCGTGCGGTGGTTACCGAGAGCGAGCGAAAATTGTTGGAAGAATTAGCCAACATGAGCTTTTTAGATGAAGTGATTAATGTCATGGTGCTTTATACGTTAAATAAAACGCAGTCAGCTAATCTCAATAAACCTTACATTATGAAAGTAGCCAATGATTTTGCCTATCAAAATATAACGACTGCTGAAGCTGCTGTTTTAAAAATGCGCAGCTTTGCCCAACGCAATAAAGAGGACCGTAAAGCACAGGCAAAAGTTGCTAAAAGCAATGTCCCTGAATGGACAGCAAAAGAATACAAGCATGTTGCTACTGCTGAAGAAAAAGCGAAATTGGAAGAACTCAAACGTAGCATGTTAGAAGATTAA
- the nrdR gene encoding Ribonucleotide reductase transcriptional regulator NrdR codes for MRCPKCNYNKSSVIDSRQAEDGNTIRRRRECENCHARFTTFERVEELPLLVIKKDGMREQFSREKILNGIFQSAQKRPVSSDDIEQVVSRIEQKVRSDFEGEVPSTAIGNLVMDELAELDEITYVRFASVYKSFKDVDEIEELLQEITNRVHSKKKRSNLDETNR; via the coding sequence ATGCGTTGTCCAAAATGTAATTATAATAAATCAAGTGTTATTGATAGTCGTCAAGCTGAAGATGGAAATACTATTAGACGTCGTCGAGAATGTGAAAATTGCCATGCACGTTTCACTACTTTTGAACGTGTTGAAGAATTGCCCTTACTAGTCATTAAAAAAGATGGAATGCGTGAACAATTTTCTCGTGAAAAGATTTTAAATGGTATTTTCCAAAGTGCCCAAAAACGTCCAGTATCGAGCGATGATATTGAACAAGTTGTTTCACGTATTGAGCAAAAAGTTCGTAGTGACTTTGAAGGTGAAGTTCCGAGTACAGCCATTGGTAATCTTGTCATGGATGAGTTAGCTGAACTTGATGAAATAACTTATGTACGTTTTGCCTCTGTTTATAAATCGTTTAAAGACGTCGATGAGATTGAAGAACTTTTACAAGAAATTACTAACCGAGTTCATAGTAAGAAGAAAAGAAGTAATTTAGATGAGACCAATCGATGA